In Nicotiana tabacum cultivar K326 chromosome 11, ASM71507v2, whole genome shotgun sequence, a single window of DNA contains:
- the LOC107762321 gene encoding chromatin assembly factor 1 subunit FAS1-like — protein sequence MSEPMVMDGVDEVKMNGSDHSNGLVKKNLKRKRSSLVMNSPEEKVAKIEALKEEMKGLLKYYNEVLEKKVVEVENVTKGLTLNSMIACMLEESKLSLSKLVDLIFEKIRDVEGNSSSKVTVKSAVILIGQRMFYGMPNADTDVLEDESESALWCWETRDLKLLPKSIRATLKIRRTCRKKIHERITAVSALLTALEKLEADQNCTQEQIKASEKLGKLLNEADIRLLVASMEQKNGAETAEKSVKREEKLLIKQLERNKRETEKEKKRTEREAQKEKLKSEKELKRLQSEAEKEEKKFEKEESKLKKQMMREQEEAEKDRRRKEKEEAEVKKQLTLQKQASMMERFLKRSKTNSSSQNGQSLDEPASDVAPSKCEKMPESVTLSMDSVISQNNDFNADDLWKSHLTAWNCLGRSIHSKRRVHWGIRQKPKSDIVKELKLTASRGLTCDDEDNTEKLADGWVDSTSNNTSYSAGEINTVPCRQKGLSRKQLLQFDKCHRPAFYGVWPKKSQVVGARHPFAVDPDLDYEVDSDEEWEEEEPGESLSDCDKDDNECLEEECSRGEEEDESEDGFFVPDGYLSDEEGVHVDKVESHDEEGPKILSSSAQEVQAEEFVMLLRQQKYLHNLTEQALRKNKPLIILNLMREKAPLLLAEELTGNEKVEQMCLGALAICSFPGHSSIPISTCNDVVEGGLEASPSGTKATTSQIASSAVLADSDLHQVVSVIQSCSHGINKVVESLQLKFPSIGKSQLKNKVREISEFIDGRWQVKKDVLVKLGLSISPEKSSRTKSIATFFSKRCLPPSGKTINLHETSPQACQKTSVSIQPQQDCTYKHE from the exons ATGTCGGAGCCGATGGTAATGGACGGTGTGGATGAAGTAAAAATGAACGGTTCAGATCATAGCAATGGACTCGTGAAGAAGAATCTGAAGAGAAAGAGGTCTAGTTTGGTAATGAACAGTCCTGAAGAGAAAGTCGCTAAAATCGAGGCATTAAAAGAGGAAATGAAAGGTTTGTTAAAGTATTATAATGAAGTACTGGAGAAGAAAGTAGTGGAAGTTGAAAATGTTACGAAAGGATTAACGTTGAACTCTATGATTGCTTGCATGTTAGAGGAAAGTAAACTCTCGCTATCGAAATTAGtggatttgatttttgagaaaattaggGATGTTGAGGGTAATAGCAGTAGTAAGGTTACTGTGAAAAGTGCTGTGATTTTGATTGGGCAGAGGATGTTTTACGGAATGCCGAATGCGGATACTGATGTTTTGGAGGATGAATCTGAGTCTGCACTTTGGTGTTGGGAG ACAAGAGACCTTAAATTGTTGCCAAAATCAATACGGGCTACTTTGAAGATTCGCCGGACTTGTCGGAAAAAAATCCATGAGAGGATTACTGCTGTCTCAG CATTGTTGACTGCACTAGAAAAGTTGGAAGCTGATCAAAACTGCACCCAAGAACAGATAAAGGCTTCTGAAAAACTTGGCAAATTACTAAATGAAGCAGATATCCGCTTGTTAGTGGCAAGCATGGAACAGAAAAATGGTGCTGAAAC GGCTGAGAAGTCGGTGAAACGTGAGGAGAAGCTTTTGATCAAGCAGTTAGAGAGAAACAAACGAGAAactgaaaaagagaagaaaaggacgGAGCGCGAAGCTCAGAAGGAAAAGTTGAAGAGT GAAAAAGAACTAAAACGACTACAAAGTGAAgcagaaaaagaggaaaagaagtttgagAAAGAAGAATCTAAACTGAAAAAGCAGATGATGAGAGAACAAGAAGAAGCTGAAAAAGATCGACGTCGCAAGGAAAAGGAAGAAGCTGAAGTTAAAAAGCAACTTACTTTACAAAAGCAAGCTTCAATGATGGAGCGCTTTCTTAAAAGAAGCAAAACTAATTCTTCTTCCCAGAATGGCCAGTCCTTAGATGAGCCAGCTTCAGATGTTGCCCCTAGCAAGTGTGAAAAGATGCCAGAATCTGTTACCCTGTCAATGGACTCCGTCATTTCACAAAATAATGACTTTAATGCTGATGATTTGTGGAA GTCACACTTAACTGCATGGAATTGCTTAGGTCGTTCAATTCattcaaaaagaagagttcattGGGGAATCCGTCAAAAGCCCAAGAGTGATATAGTCAAGGAACTAAAGCTAACAGCCAGTAGAGGACTCACTTGTGATGATGAAGATAATACAGAGAAACTAGCTGATGGATGGGTTGACTCTACCAGTAATAACACATCATATAGTGCTGGTGAGATCAATACTGTTCCTTGTCGCCAGAAGGGCTTATCGAGGAAACAATTATTGCAGTTTGATAAGTGTCATAGGCCTGCATTTTATGGTGTTTGGCCGAAGAAAAG CCAAGTTGTTGGAGCACGTCATCCCTTTGCAGTGGATCCAGACTTAGATTATGAGGTTGATAGTGATGAGGAATGGGAAGAG GAGGAACCTGGTGAAAGTCTGTCAGATTGTGACAAAGATGATAATGAATGTTTGGAGGAAGAATGTTCAAGAGGTgaagaggaagatgaaagtgAAGATGGGTTTTTTGTGCCAGATGGTTATCTCTCAGATGAAGAG GGTGTACACGTTGACAAAGTGGAATCTCATGATGAAGAAGGGCCTAAAATTCTGTCCAgttctgcacaggaagtgcaggCTGAAGAGTTTGTTATGCTGCTTCGGCAGCAGAAATATCTTCACAATTTGACTGAACAGGCTCTAAGGAAAAACAAGCCATTGATTATATTGAATCTTATGCGTGAGAAAGCTCCATTGTTATTGGCTGAAGAGCTGACTGGTAATGAGAAAGTTGAACAAATGTGTCTGGGGGCATTGGCCATCTGTTCCTTTCCTGGTCATTCATCTATACCAATATCCACTTGTAACGATGTTGTTGAGGGTGGTCTTGAGGCTTCCCCGTCAGGTACCAAGGCAACTACCTCACAAATAGCATCTTCAGCTGTTCTAGCAGACTCAGATTTACATCAAGTT GTATCTGTTATTCAGTCATGCTCACATGGTATAAATAAAGTGGTGGAGTCTCTACAACTTAAATTCCCAAGTATTGGGAAGTCCCAACTGAAAAACAAGGTGCGGGAGATATCAGAATTCATTGATGGTCGATGGCAG GTTAAGAAGGATGTTCTTGTGAAGCTTGGGCTATCAATATCACCAG AAAAGAGCAGCAGGACAAAGAGCATTGCTACATTCTTTTCCAAGAGATGTTTGCCACCTTCTGGAAAGACCATCAATCTGCACGAGACATCCCCGCAAGCATGCCAGAAAACTTCAGTTTCTATCCAGCCACAGCAAGACTGCACATAcaaacatgaatga
- the LOC107762320 gene encoding stearoyl-[acyl-carrier-protein] 9-desaturase, chloroplastic-like: MALKLNAAAFQSQMQPFHNASSLRSHHRVFMASTLHHHQPSVEVRNVKKPFTPPREVHVQVTHSMPPEKREIFDSLNDWAEKNILVHLKPVEKCWQPSDFLPDPASEGFDEQVKELRERCKEIPDDYFVVLVGDMITEEALPTYQTMINTLDGVRDETGASLTSWAIWTRAWTAEENRHGDLLNKYLYLSGRVDMKQIETTVQYLIGSGMDPRTENNPYLGFIYTSFQERATFVSHGNTARLAKEHGDTKLAQICGTIAADEKRHETAYTKIVEKLLEVDPDGAILAIGDMMKKKISMPAHLMYDGWDENLFEHFSAVAQRIGVYTAKDYADILEFLVARWEVEKLTGLSSEGRKAQDYVCGLAPRIRKLEERAQARAKQWSPVPFSWIFDKEIKI, encoded by the exons ATGGCACTGAAACTCAATGCAGCAGCTTTTCAATCCCAAATGCAACCTTTTCATAATGCTTCTTCACTCAGATCTCATCATAGAGTTTTCATGGCTTCAACACTTCATCATCATCAACCTTCTGT GGAAGTTCGAAATGTGAAGAAACCGTTCACTCCTCCGCGAGAGGTGCATGTTCAAGTAACCCATTCCATGCCACCAGAAAAGCGCGAAATCTTTGACTCTCTGAACGATTGGGCTGAAAAGAATATCTTGGTTCACCTAAAGCCTGTTGAGAAATGTTGGCAGCCAAGTGATTTTCTTCCTGATCCCGCCTCTGAGGGATTCGACGAGCAGGTCAAGGAGTTAAGGGAAAGGTGTAAGGAAATTCCCGATGACTATTTTGTTGTATTAGTCGGGGATATGATCACAGAGGAGGCGCTTCCAACTTATCAGACCATGATAAACACGTTGGATGGCGTTCGTGATGAAACTGGCGCGAGCCTAACTTCGTGGGCTATTTGGACTCGGGCGTGGACAGCCGAGGAAAATAGACACGGTGATCTTCTCAACAAAtatctttatctttctggaaGAGTTGATATGAAGCAAATTGAAACGACTGTTCAGTACCTGATTGGTTCAGGAATG GATCCTCGCACGGAAAACAACCCATATCTGGGTTTTATCTACACTTCTTTTCAAGAAAGGGCTACCTTTGTTTCACATGGAAACACAGCTCGGCTCGCCAAGGAGCATGGCGATACGAAGCTAGCGCAAATATGTGGTACAATTGCTGCAGACGAGAAGCGCCATGAAACTGCATATACCAAAATCGTTGAGAAGCTACTTGAGGTTGATCCAGATGGCGCCATATTGGCTATTGGCGACAtgatgaagaagaaaatctcaatGCCAGCTCATCTAATGTATGATGGTTGGGACGAGAACCTCTTCGAACACTTCTCTGCTGTAGCTCAACGGATTGGCGTATACACAGCCAAGGACTATGCTGATATTCTGGAATTTCTGGTGGCGAGATGGGAAGTGGAAAAGCTGACCGGTCTTTCTAGTGAAGGACGCAAAGCACAAGATTACGTATGTGGATTGGCTCCGCGAATTAGGAAGTTGGAGGAGAGAGCACAAGCAAGGGCGAAGCAGTGGAGTCCTGTTCCTTTCAGCTGGATTTTTGACAAAGAGATTAAGATATGA